In Salvia miltiorrhiza cultivar Shanhuang (shh) chromosome 4, IMPLAD_Smil_shh, whole genome shotgun sequence, the DNA window AAATTAGAATGTCAAGCTAGTCGCACGAAGTGAATGGGTCCTAAATTGATTATATTCGCATGTAAGTGTTATTTGCACGATCTAACTGTATTTACTATGTTTCTTGGTTTGGATTCTTCAAATGGCTAGTATAGCAACCCACTCTACATAATATGTCATCAATTTCTTCTTTACTTACTTTTTCCTTGTTGTGAACTTGACCTTCCCTTTGACAGGAATTCACTAGTTCAAGGAGCTTACTAGCTGCTGAAGGAACTCCAACATCTTCACCACTATTACCAGCTTTACCATCAAGTACTGGAGCTGGAAATACTGAAACTCAAAAGGCCATTTCTAAACCTTCAAAGGTTCAAGCGGTTTTAAAGGGAATAAAGCAGGTAGAGCCTCCTCTATCCTGTTTCTGAGCAATTGCAAACCTAGATCAAAGAAATCCTGGACCATGTTGTTTGGAAATAAAGCTTACTAATTAACTGTTTTGTGGACAAATAATGAGCATCAAGCTATGGTAGCTCACGACATTCGTGCAAACTGGATACTTGcttctttttctctttaatatatataaagttgtttatcattttcttcatAAGGGCCTAGCCATCGGTGGGAATCTAGGTACTGTAGAGAAGGAACCTGTGTAGGTATTCAATTGATGTTCCGTTTCTTATGCAATTTTGTGAATCTTTTACCCTCTTTTCCCATCTTAACATGTTAGTTTCTTTCAGAGCCCTAAGAAACTGAATTTGGTGGCTGCACTGGTCCGAGGAATGCGTGTTGAAGATGCACTGTTGCAATTGCAAGTGACGGTAAAGAGAGCTGCTAAAACTGTCTACCAGGTGAAACTCTATTCTGTATCTTCAATCAAGTTAGATAATTTCTCAGGTCACTGTATCATCGAGCCTGCCATCTATCAGATTACAACTGAAGCTGAGATGGTGTTAGGTTGTGTGCGTTCCAAAATAGGTTTCTAGTTTATCTTTTTACGCTCTTCATTCTTTCACTATTAATTGTATGCATCATCATTTATGAATGCAAAAGTTGAACGAATTATATGAGAACAGCAAACCTGCCCTCTGATGAAGGTGCCACGACCTTCAAATTATTCTTCTTGTTTTATTTGCTTGTTTAAACCTTTCCTGACTGCAGTTCCTGTTAACGTCCTCCTCTTTGATTGACTAGCAACAAAATTATATGTTTTTCCATAGATGTTGTAAAATGAAAGGCATATGTGCAGGTTATACATTCAGTACGCGCCAATGCAACACACAATCATGGACTCGATCCTGACCGCCTTCTTGTTGGTAATATTCACATTTTTCTCTTGTTTCAATTTCTTCAGTCCACCATCATATTGCTTCTTATTTGGTCGTTATGTAATGTAGCCGAGGCATTTGTTGGCAAGGGAACCCATCTGAAGAGGGTATCATACCATGCGAGGGGCAGAGCAGGAATAAGAGAGAGAGCAAGGTGTCGGCTGACTGTGGTGGTAAGGGAGATAACAGCAGATGAGGAGGCGGAGATAGCTAAGTTGAAGGTGCACAACCTCCGTAAGCTTACTAAAAGAGAGAAACGGCTCGTCCCTCATCAACTTATCGAGACCACTCCCGTTTGGGATCGCAAGAACAGATCTAGAAGCCAAGAATCAGCTGCATTCCATTAGTCCACCACATGATGCTAGAGTCGAACTCCAAAATCAAGTTGATGATcatcttctgcttcactttTCTGCAATAAGTTAGTTAGACATTGCTGCTTTCTTCTTAAGTTTAGCCAAACTttcctatatttttttataagacTTTGCCTATAAAAATTTTAACGTCGTTTAAGGTTTTTTAACATGTCATTGCTTCATAGATGCATCATTCATTTAGGCATCGAATAGTGTGTAAATGAGTGATTGATGATCATTTTTGTGAGGCATAATATGTTCTCCCTTTCTGTCATTGACCTtaatctatttttcttttttggttgttTCATTGATGttgtcttatttttatttttggtaatgattGATTTTATACTATAAACAATATGGTTTCACACCTATACATATtttttactacactaattataTTCTCCTTAATAACCCCTTAATAagtgtgcccaaaagaaatgaaacaAGAATAATGGAAAAGAGGGAACATTGTCTCAGTATATTTTAAGGACCTAGAAAATGGATGAATTTTTTGGACGACGAGAGAAGCATTTATTTGATGTAGtacttttcttgtttttttgaGAGATTTGATGTAGTACTTTCAAAACTGAGTTGAGTGAGCTGTCTATTTCTGgaataattatttcaactgtGCGATCCACGACGAACATTgaaattaacaacatatttgaataaataaatataaatactattaaataaaattaaaatataaataaatgtaaaatatattttaaaaataaattaaaataattcacatcaactACTCAATAAAAATGTagattttcaactttatatgaagtgtaattataattatagttattatataattttaaattatttgataatgaaaattaacattacacattattatattattatagagtaaTACACGTcatagtaaataaaaaaatattttcatacacaaacataaataaagaattataaaattttaacgaagagagagaaaataaaatattttaattttttcataattttttctttttaaattcatttttgatttttttttatcatattaaagatattgtcacaaatttaaatttaagttgTATATTGAAtacttttcataaataaaatttgatgatgtttagaaaagaattaaaattataaaaaagaaaagaaaaatagtgaaaatttggTGAAGAAGGGAGCTATATAgatttttcattttctcctcAGACGTTGTTCACCTACTTTTTTGTGTGATCTATGTATTACTATCATATATGTACTGAATATTTACATGTGTGGAAGAAATTGTCTACAACATAACAATGTTAAATTACTGCTTGGGGCATTGCTGGGAATAAAGTGAATTATAATCTCTCTGCTTATTTAGTAGTTAGTGGAGTACTATATAATTTAGTGCTCATTTCGgttctctaatttattttttcttttatgtcATATTTATAGCTATAGATTTCATACATGTCAGTTATTACTTATACTAATTACTAGGAATCAATATGGATTGTCAAATTTTATACTCTCTTCTCTTCGTTTTTCCATAAATGAAACCCTTAAAAAAGTGTAGGCACTACTACTTTCAACTCATTTACACCTTCTCCTTAATTCAGGTGTCGAAAAGTTTTGAACCGCTtatagtgggacgaagggagtattagatATATAAGTATGTATAATTGACAACGAAGTGCAGTTCAAATGGTGAGACGTTTTCCCTCCAACTAATGTGCATGATTGCATTATTCCAATTCTAATAGGTTTCGTCTAGTTTCTATTTAAATCAATTGTGAAACTCATATGTTAGTCCAAATTGGCGAATCAAAAAAGAGTatccaaattaattttttttaatctaaaatTTTTTCAGCTCGAATAATCCGTAATCAAATAGTCAGACAATTCTAATACGATTCATATGAGAATAGTCCGAACCCGATGAGGTTTAAATCCCCAAATCTGTGAATCAAATTGGTTCTCAATTCTTACATTATGAATGGTTCTTACTGGAACCGATTCCCATCACTAAAATATAATCTCGTGTTTAATTGCAtttctttggagtttgaaaatagattcaattaattgaattcattattaattatttgttttagGTAATGAGTTAACCATGACCTATTtacctttaattttttttttttgataaggaaagtaaatattatagaacgaaaaggcaccagtagtaccaagaagattacaaaatcatcggggattcatcattcgacatccacctatgaaacccaactccatcattaacaaaaccaaaaattctaccccaactccacactctagctttgatttctccaaacaagtttgcactctcccatcttttgttctcaaatctactctcatttcgcattttccaaataagccaagtagtacaacaccaaagagccatcaagagcttcttatttcttttccggccactcaaactagtaaagaactgaaagtgcgagggcacgtcatatggctgcgccatgctaactccgagccattgaaagattgcttcccatacctttgaggtctttggacagtggatcaacaCGTGGTTCGTAGATTCCTGCCGATGAAAACAGGCGTTACATCCCACCTCGACTTCacacaacatcacatttcttctcaagaggttgtcacacgtcggaattctgttcttcaaaattctccatgcggtaagcttgactttgtttggaatagggatcttccacaccttcgtactcgtatcagtttcctccaccgcctccatagtctcgtttgcttgatctttaatagcttcataagcggacttggttgtaaagcctctCCCAGTGTCGCCATTCCATGTCCATCCGTCCTTGTTACCTGCACACAGATTAGTACCAGAAACAAGGCTAAGCAGCTCCGAAActcctcccctctctctctcaaacagctctcttctccaccttaaatcccaacaccatccagtatcagtccattccccaacttcacagattgcagcttctttattcgcactcaactgaaaaagtctaggaaaagtAAACTTCAACGGCTTTTGACCAACCCACCACTGAGTCCAGAATTTAAAGGTCTTCCCATCCCccacctttggcttcaaattttgaagaaaccaaaaattgctcgcccctcccgctgcagaaacgatcttcggccaccacccatctctaaatctacctttccccgcgttttccatacctgtctctccccactcaacctcaccataaatggacctaacaatttttgcccaaagcatgtcccttccagtaaggtaccgccacaaccatttaacgactagtgcctgattaaaccactcaatatttttaagccccaagcctccttcatcttttgaagcacaaagcaccttccacttcacccaagcaatcgcacttttactagcaccccctccccacagaaaattaccaagtaaagcatttagagaactcacaattgattttggtaaacaggtaaaagagagctgataaatcggtatggattgaagcacagccttcaccaaggtcacacggcccgcgagagagaacttcccatttttccacgaatcgattttctttctcaccttctcaaccaagtatTTCCAATCAACAACCTTTTTGCCCTTGCTGCCCACTTTAATACCGAGGTAATTAAAAGGTAAGGAGCCCACATCACAACCCAAAACAGCCGCCATCCTCTCGATCGTATCCTCCTCGACCCCAACTCCGAAGAGAcaacattttttgaaattgaCGGCAAGCCCTGATAGTAGCTGGAACACTCTGAGAATCATTTTAACTGCCactgcatttctttcatcatcctccatcaagAAGACCGTGTCATCAGCGTATTGGAGGTGCGGAATTGAAATGTCATCATTTCCTACCTTTACCGGCTTAATCAGCTCCTTGTCAACAGCTCTCGTAATCAAAGAGTGGAGCCCCTCCGCTGCAACAAGAAAGAGAAACGGGGAAAGCGGATCCCCCTGCCGTAATCCTCTTTCTAAACACACCTCACCAGATGGAGATCCATTTACCAAAATATTCGTCGTCGCCGAGGAGATACAACCTCGGATCCATTTCCTCCATAATGGCTCAAAATCCATTCTTTCAAGCattaaatccaagaaatcccactcAACGGAGTCATAGGCTTTCGCGAAATCCACCTTGAAGATAATCCTCCCCTTTCTCTTCTTAGAAGCCTCCGCGATTGCTTCATTTAGAACCACCACCCCATCTAGGATGTAACGGCCGCCAATGAAGGCACTC includes these proteins:
- the LOC131020456 gene encoding uncharacterized protein LOC131020456 isoform X2 is translated as MAGWHRHLQSFIRQVARRYECSHIASFSTFNQAKASLVSGELPPLTSLRNSLFPTISRSPFLYTQKLEFTSSRSLLAAEGTPTSSPLLPALPSSTGAGNTETQKAISKPSKVQAVLKGIKQSPKKLNLVAALVRGMRVEDALLQLQVTVKRAAKTVYQVIHSVRANATHNHGLDPDRLLVAEAFVGKGTHLKRVSYHARGRAGIRERARCRLTVVVREITADEEAEIAKLKVHNLRKLTKREKRLVPHQLIETTPVWDRKNRSRSQESAAFH
- the LOC131020456 gene encoding uncharacterized protein LOC131020456 isoform X1 — its product is MAGWHRHLQSFIRQVARRYECSHIASFSTFNQAKASLVSGELPPLTSLRNSLFPTISRSPFLYTQKLEFTSSRSLLAAEGTPTSSPLLPALPSSTGAGNTETQKAISKPSKVQAVLKGIKQSPKKLNLVAALVRGMRVEDALLQLQVTVKRAAKTVYQVIHSVRANATHNHGLDPDRLLVGNIHIFLLFQFLQSTIILLLIWSLCNVAEAFVGKGTHLKRVSYHARGRAGIRERARCRLTVVVREITADEEAEIAKLKVHNLRKLTKREKRLVPHQLIETTPVWDRKNRSRSQESAAFH